The Candidatus Methylomirabilis sp. genome contains a region encoding:
- a CDS encoding GIY-YIG nuclease family protein, translating into MMRGSYQLILHLPKATVLQVGRRGTFLFPAGLYVYTGSALNGVEGRLNRHRRQNKTLHWHIDYLLCHARIISIRVFPTPRKVECALNREVLKQPRAQVIAKGFGSSDCRCASHLVFLGQLRT; encoded by the coding sequence ATGATGAGAGGGAGCTATCAACTTATCCTGCATCTGCCCAAGGCGACGGTACTCCAGGTGGGGAGGCGGGGGACGTTCCTTTTTCCGGCAGGACTATATGTCTATACGGGCAGCGCGCTGAATGGCGTGGAAGGGCGCCTGAACAGACACCGACGACAGAACAAGACACTGCATTGGCATATTGATTACCTTTTGTGCCACGCACGGATCATCAGCATCAGAGTGTTTCCCACGCCGCGGAAAGTCGAATGTGCGCTGAATCGAGAGGTACTCAAACAACCGAGGGCGCAAGTGATCGCCAAAGGCTTTGGGTCCAGCGACTGCCGATGCGCGTCGCATCTGGTGTTCCTTGGGCAGTTACGAACGTGA
- a CDS encoding DegT/DnrJ/EryC1/StrS family aminotransferase — translation MSAVSVIPHSRPTLGPEDRRAVSTALTSSQLAQGPYVAEFEARLAGLTGVAGAVATSSGTAALHLALVALGIGPGDDVILPSYVCAGPLHAIQHAGATPLLVDCDPHTYNLDPIHVKRTLTRRTKAILAPHLFGLPADLAALLSLGVPIIEDCAQALGATYQGRPVGGIGTLGICSFYATKVITTGEGGMLLSRDADLLHRARDLRDYDERRTLRTRFNYKLTDFQAALGLSQLQKLPDFLAKRRALAARYHRRLQDLPLIMPFVPEDRDHIFYRYVVRATGGLKSILTRLAQTGVTARRPIFRPLHRYLNLTGFPGTEEVWRTALSLPIYPTLGNDIVRVIRAVRAIFSGQAGDRSRQRIASKR, via the coding sequence GTGAGCGCGGTATCCGTCATCCCTCATTCTCGACCGACCTTGGGGCCCGAGGATCGACGCGCCGTCTCGACCGCTCTCACCTCTTCTCAACTGGCGCAAGGTCCCTACGTGGCGGAATTCGAGGCCCGATTGGCCGGCCTGACAGGCGTCGCGGGCGCTGTGGCGACCAGCTCCGGCACCGCCGCGCTTCATCTGGCGCTGGTGGCGCTCGGGATCGGTCCGGGGGATGACGTGATCCTGCCGAGCTACGTATGCGCCGGGCCGCTCCACGCGATCCAACACGCGGGCGCCACGCCCCTGCTCGTGGATTGCGATCCCCACACGTACAATTTGGACCCGATCCATGTCAAGCGGACCCTCACGCGCCGCACCAAGGCGATTCTCGCCCCGCACCTGTTCGGTCTTCCGGCCGACCTGGCCGCGCTGTTGAGCCTGGGAGTTCCGATCATCGAGGACTGCGCTCAGGCTCTGGGCGCCACCTACCAGGGCAGACCGGTGGGCGGAATCGGCACGCTCGGCATCTGCTCATTTTATGCCACCAAGGTCATCACAACCGGCGAGGGCGGGATGTTGCTGTCCCGCGATGCCGACCTCCTTCACCGCGCTCGCGACCTCCGTGACTACGACGAGCGCCGGACCTTGCGGACCCGGTTCAACTACAAACTGACGGATTTTCAGGCCGCCCTCGGCTTGAGTCAGCTTCAGAAGCTTCCCGACTTCCTGGCCAAGCGGCGGGCGCTCGCGGCACGCTATCACAGGCGCCTGCAAGACCTGCCCTTGATCATGCCCTTCGTCCCGGAGGATCGGGACCACATTTTTTACCGATATGTCGTACGAGCCACGGGCGGGCTGAAAAGCATACTGACGCGGCTGGCGCAGACAGGGGTGACGGCGCGACGACCGATCTTCCGTCCACTCCACCGGTATCTCAACTTGACAGGCTTCCCAGGCACGGAGGAGGTCTGGCGAACGGCTCTCTCATTACCGATCTACCCCACGCTTGGGAACGACATCGTTCGGGTCATCAGGGCAGTCCGCGCGATCTTTTCTGGGCAGGCAGGCGACCGTAGCAGACAACGCATCGCGTCGAAGAGATAG
- the shc gene encoding squalene--hopene cyclase, whose translation MPIPPERDRRFEVISTALGADRDPLDEAIEQAQSRLLAVQDPAGFWAAELEADSTLTSEYIMLRHLLGKVDETKQRKAAAYLRDTQLPDGGWNIYYGGPSHLSTTVKAYFALKLCGYSKEEPFMRRAREVIISQGGLFRANVFTKFTLALFGQFDWRGVPAMPIELFLLPKQSFFNMHAISYWSRTVLTPLMIIFAHKPVTPVPAGADLMELRVGPTPKHDYWFPRDPQPLTMRNLFLTADRLLRWYEWHSVPYLRRLAMERATEWMLRRMGEGGLGGIYPAMANSVIALRCLGYEVEHSLVARAFKQIEALEVEDDRTLHIQPCFPPSWDTCLAVNALRASGLPADHSALVSACEWLLSKQTRSVGDWKVKAPNAEPGGWYFQFENEFYPDIDDSAVVMTALIKTNLPDQATKDAALKQALKWVLPMQSSDGGWASYDKDNNKLFLNESPFADHKALLDPPTSDLTGRMLEMLGHLGWSNAAPVTQRAIAFLKHEQEPAGCWFGRWGVNYIYGTWSVLAGLRAIGERMDQPYIRRAVDWLISHQNPDGGWGESCYSYEDPRTAGQGPSTASQTAWALLGLLHAGVVRHPAVTRGIDYLLQTQCADGGWEEREFTGTGFPRVFYLRYHLYRLYFPLWALSLYRTLLQKAGSGHDDNGATSSD comes from the coding sequence ATGCCGATACCACCTGAAAGAGATCGGCGATTTGAGGTGATAAGCACTGCCCTGGGGGCTGACAGAGACCCCCTTGATGAGGCCATCGAACAGGCCCAATCTCGGCTCCTGGCCGTACAAGACCCTGCAGGCTTCTGGGCGGCGGAGCTTGAGGCCGATTCCACCCTGACCTCAGAGTACATCATGCTCCGCCACCTGCTCGGCAAGGTGGACGAGACCAAGCAGCGCAAGGCAGCCGCCTATCTGCGCGATACACAACTGCCCGATGGCGGCTGGAACATCTATTATGGTGGGCCAAGCCACCTGAGCACCACGGTCAAGGCCTATTTCGCGCTCAAGCTTTGCGGTTACTCCAAGGAGGAGCCGTTCATGCGGCGGGCCCGAGAGGTGATCATCAGTCAGGGCGGCCTCTTTCGAGCCAACGTGTTCACCAAGTTTACCCTCGCCCTCTTCGGTCAGTTCGATTGGCGCGGCGTCCCGGCGATGCCTATCGAACTGTTCCTCCTCCCCAAGCAGTCGTTTTTCAATATGCATGCCATCTCGTACTGGTCCAGGACCGTGCTCACCCCGTTGATGATTATCTTCGCCCATAAGCCGGTCACACCGGTCCCCGCCGGCGCCGATCTTATGGAACTCCGGGTGGGGCCCACGCCAAAGCATGACTACTGGTTTCCCAGAGACCCGCAACCGCTTACGATGCGAAACCTTTTCCTGACCGCCGACCGGCTGCTCCGCTGGTATGAGTGGCATTCAGTCCCGTACCTCCGTCGGTTGGCAATGGAGCGGGCGACGGAGTGGATGCTGCGCCGAATGGGGGAAGGCGGCCTCGGCGGGATCTATCCGGCCATGGCAAACTCGGTGATCGCGCTACGCTGTCTGGGCTACGAAGTTGAGCACTCATTGGTGGCCAGGGCCTTCAAGCAGATCGAAGCCCTTGAGGTAGAAGACGATCGAACCCTTCACATACAGCCCTGTTTCCCTCCTTCTTGGGATACCTGCCTGGCGGTGAACGCGCTTCGCGCATCGGGACTCCCCGCCGACCACTCTGCCTTGGTCAGCGCGTGCGAATGGCTCCTCTCGAAGCAGACCCGGTCTGTGGGGGACTGGAAGGTCAAGGCTCCGAACGCCGAGCCGGGCGGCTGGTACTTTCAGTTCGAGAACGAGTTCTATCCCGATATCGACGACAGCGCGGTGGTCATGACCGCCCTGATCAAGACCAACCTCCCCGATCAGGCGACGAAAGACGCAGCGCTCAAGCAGGCGCTCAAGTGGGTCCTGCCGATGCAGTCAAGTGATGGGGGCTGGGCATCATATGACAAGGATAACAACAAGCTGTTCCTGAACGAGAGCCCCTTCGCGGACCACAAGGCCCTGCTCGATCCCCCCACGTCGGATCTGACCGGACGGATGCTCGAGATGCTCGGCCACCTGGGCTGGAGCAACGCAGCCCCTGTGACTCAGCGCGCGATCGCATTCCTCAAGCACGAGCAGGAACCGGCAGGGTGCTGGTTCGGCCGATGGGGGGTTAATTACATCTACGGCACCTGGTCGGTGCTGGCGGGCCTTCGAGCGATCGGGGAGCGGATGGATCAGCCATACATCCGGCGAGCGGTTGATTGGCTGATCAGTCATCAGAACCCTGACGGCGGCTGGGGCGAATCGTGCTATTCCTACGAGGACCCGCGGACAGCCGGCCAGGGCCCAAGCACCGCCTCGCAAACCGCTTGGGCGCTCTTGGGGCTCTTGCACGCCGGCGTCGTACGGCATCCTGCGGTGACACGAGGCATTGACTACCTCTTGCAGACCCAGTGCGCGGATGGCGGGTGGGAAGAACGAGAATTTACCGGAACGGGATTCCCGCGCGTCTTTTATCTACGGTATCATCTCTACCGTCTCTATTTTCCGCTCTGGGCCCTTTCTTTGTATCGCACCCTGCTCCAGAAGGCCGGCTCCGGCCACGATGACAACGGCGCGACCTCCTCGGACTAG
- a CDS encoding PIG-L family deacetylase, with protein MNILAIGAHPDDIEFGCGGSLIKYATAGHSIYLLVLTDGSSGGSPAMRRREQKQAAKRLHAKEVFWGAYRDTELPLSQALIQEIEGAVKKVRADLVFVHYHDDTHQDHRHLASCTVSASRYSRNVLFYEGPTTQNFSPSVFIDIDRYLEKKLASLKAHASQVMKTNIEDLSILEIVRASAHFRGIQGRVKNAEGFVPLRLFINVAENFV; from the coding sequence GTGAACATCCTGGCGATCGGAGCCCATCCCGACGACATCGAGTTCGGCTGCGGAGGCAGTTTGATCAAGTATGCCACGGCGGGCCACAGCATCTACCTCCTCGTGCTGACGGATGGGAGCAGCGGCGGGAGTCCGGCTATGCGGAGGCGGGAGCAGAAACAGGCGGCCAAGCGCCTCCACGCCAAAGAGGTCTTCTGGGGAGCCTATCGGGACACGGAGCTTCCGCTCAGCCAAGCACTGATCCAAGAAATTGAAGGGGCGGTGAAAAAGGTGCGCGCCGACCTCGTCTTTGTCCACTACCATGACGACACCCACCAGGATCACCGCCACCTTGCGAGTTGCACCGTCTCCGCCAGCCGGTACAGTCGAAATGTCTTGTTCTACGAGGGACCCACGACCCAGAATTTCTCACCGTCCGTCTTCATCGACATCGATCGCTATCTTGAGAAAAAGCTTGCCAGCCTGAAGGCCCACGCCTCCCAGGTGATGAAAACCAATATCGAGGATCTTTCGATTCTAGAGATCGTCAGGGCCTCCGCCCACTTTCGGGGGATCCAAGGACGGGTGAAAAACGCCGAGGGGTTCGTCCCCCTCCGCCTTTTCATTAACGTGGCAGAGAACTTCGTGTGA
- a CDS encoding ABC transporter permease — MQFLKLVLRNALRHRLRTALTLLGLVVAILSFGLLQTVVDAWYAGAAGAAPTRLVTRNAVSLVFPLPLSYRDQIRAVDGVRAVSHATWFAGIYQDPKNFFPQFAIEPRTYFAMYPEYLITPQEFTAFLRDRKGAVIGRKLANTYHLGIGDTLPLRGTIYPGAWEFTVRAVYDGIDAKTDTSQMFFHWEYFNETMKTRSRSRADQVGVYLVDVTDIDRVAEVSRAIDAMFKNSLAETLTETERAFQIGFVKQTEALVIAIRIVSYVVIVIILAVMANTMAMTARERLSEYATLKVLGFSPVYIAALIVGESVAIAVIGAGIGIAATFPVSDWFAAKVGTLFPVFKVSGETVALQILCAIGVGIIAAAVPGRRAATVKIVEGLRAIG, encoded by the coding sequence GTGCAGTTTCTGAAGCTCGTTCTCCGCAATGCGCTGCGCCACAGACTGCGTACCGCGCTCACGCTGCTCGGACTGGTGGTGGCGATCCTGTCGTTCGGGCTGCTGCAGACGGTCGTGGACGCCTGGTACGCCGGCGCTGCGGGCGCGGCTCCGACGCGGCTGGTGACGCGCAACGCGGTCTCGCTCGTCTTCCCGTTGCCGCTCAGCTATCGCGACCAGATTCGCGCCGTCGACGGCGTGCGCGCCGTGTCGCACGCGACCTGGTTCGCCGGCATCTATCAGGACCCCAAAAACTTCTTTCCGCAGTTCGCCATCGAGCCACGCACCTATTTCGCGATGTACCCTGAATACCTCATCACGCCGCAGGAGTTCACCGCCTTTCTTCGCGACCGCAAGGGCGCCGTTATCGGCCGCAAGCTCGCCAACACATACCATCTTGGTATCGGGGACACGCTGCCGCTGCGCGGCACGATCTACCCGGGCGCCTGGGAGTTCACGGTACGGGCCGTCTACGACGGCATCGACGCAAAGACCGACACATCGCAGATGTTCTTTCACTGGGAGTACTTCAACGAGACGATGAAGACACGTTCCCGCAGCCGCGCCGACCAGGTCGGCGTCTATCTCGTCGATGTGACCGACATCGACCGCGTCGCCGAGGTAAGTCGCGCGATCGACGCGATGTTTAAGAACTCGCTCGCCGAAACGCTGACCGAAACCGAGCGCGCGTTTCAGATCGGCTTCGTCAAGCAGACGGAGGCACTCGTCATCGCGATCAGGATCGTGTCCTACGTGGTGATCGTGATCATCCTTGCGGTGATGGCGAATACGATGGCGATGACCGCTCGCGAGCGGCTCTCCGAGTATGCGACGCTCAAGGTCCTCGGGTTCTCGCCCGTCTACATTGCGGCGCTCATTGTCGGCGAATCGGTCGCCATCGCCGTGATCGGAGCGGGCATCGGCATCGCGGCCACATTTCCGGTCAGCGATTGGTTCGCAGCAAAGGTGGGCACGCTCTTCCCGGTATTCAAGGTCAGCGGCGAGACTGTCGCGCTACAGATCCTCTGCGCAATCGGCGTCGGGATTATCGCGGCGGCTGTACCCGGGCGGCGGGCGGCGACCGTGAAGATCGTAGAGGGACTGCGCGCGATCGGATGA
- a CDS encoding MraY family glycosyltransferase gives MTTPSSKNVTLDLWWFASAGLMALLLLPSVRSTWFSHYGRRWFYILSFSFCVSYLLLPFARMVAFRLKILDYPSNRKIHTDPTPLLGGIPIFIAFTGGILVNSILDREMGFILLGAALMTLTGLLDDTFTLSARLKLFCQLLATVIVMLAGVQLTLFPPVWWGWVGNLFLTVLWVTGITNALNFLDGMDGLAAGLSVITAGFMGIVAFQTNQPLMGWLSAAMVGSCLGFLPYNFRRKAPASIFLGDAGSTFLGFTLASLAVKGNWAENSIIDIAAPILIFGVLIFDMIHLTVDRITSGQVKDFKGWLEYVGQDHLHHRIAALLHSPRQSVLFIYLLSICLGLSAIALRNARTVDALVLIVQAAIIVVIVTILERKGNKRHR, from the coding sequence ATGACGACCCCCTCCTCCAAGAACGTAACGCTCGACCTCTGGTGGTTTGCATCCGCCGGTCTCATGGCTCTCCTGCTGTTGCCATCAGTGCGGTCCACGTGGTTCAGCCACTATGGACGCCGTTGGTTCTACATTTTGTCGTTTTCTTTCTGCGTCAGCTACCTGCTCCTGCCGTTTGCCAGGATGGTTGCGTTTCGGCTGAAGATCCTCGACTACCCGTCCAATCGGAAGATCCATACAGACCCGACGCCCTTGTTGGGCGGCATCCCGATCTTCATTGCCTTCACTGGCGGAATCCTAGTCAATTCCATCCTGGACCGAGAGATGGGGTTCATCCTGCTCGGCGCGGCTCTCATGACCCTGACGGGACTGCTCGACGATACCTTCACCCTGTCGGCTCGACTCAAGCTCTTCTGCCAGCTCCTGGCAACCGTCATCGTTATGCTCGCCGGCGTGCAACTGACCCTCTTCCCGCCTGTGTGGTGGGGCTGGGTTGGCAACCTCTTCTTGACGGTTCTCTGGGTGACGGGGATTACCAATGCGCTGAACTTCCTGGATGGGATGGACGGGTTGGCGGCCGGTCTTAGCGTCATCACCGCCGGTTTCATGGGGATCGTCGCTTTCCAGACCAACCAGCCCCTCATGGGGTGGTTGTCCGCGGCGATGGTCGGGAGCTGCCTGGGCTTTCTCCCGTACAACTTTCGTCGAAAGGCGCCCGCGAGCATCTTCCTTGGAGACGCCGGCAGCACCTTCCTCGGGTTCACATTGGCCAGCCTAGCCGTCAAGGGCAACTGGGCGGAGAACTCGATTATCGACATTGCCGCGCCGATCCTCATCTTTGGCGTCCTGATCTTCGACATGATCCACCTGACAGTGGACCGGATCACGTCGGGGCAGGTGAAAGACTTCAAGGGTTGGCTGGAGTATGTGGGCCAGGATCACCTGCACCACCGTATTGCCGCGCTGCTACATAGCCCGCGACAAAGTGTCCTGTTCATCTACCTGCTGAGCATCTGCCTGGGGCTTTCGGCCATCGCGTTGCGCAATGCCCGCACGGTAGATGCGCTTGTCCTGATCGTGCAGGCCGCCATCATCGTTGTGATCGTGACCATCCTCGAACGAAAAGGGAATAAGCGGCACCGGTAA
- a CDS encoding WbqC family protein — translation MIVAVHQPQYLPWLGYFDKMDRSDLFVFLDSVQFKKNEWQNRNRIKTASDWQYLTVPVQHCFPQAILDVQIDNRADWARKHLQALMVHYGKAPYFADHLPFLREIYAKRWASLCELCIVLIQYLTAAIGITVKVVRSSEGQFSEEPTERLIEICRWAGADAYLAGAGGLNYMRLDRFRQEGIQVVQQAFESPIYPQLYGRFEPNLSVVDLLFNCGPASLEILRGSRKGTRPTGPSPGKEEA, via the coding sequence ATGATCGTCGCCGTTCACCAACCGCAGTATCTGCCCTGGCTCGGCTATTTCGATAAGATGGACCGAAGCGATCTCTTCGTATTCTTGGACTCGGTACAGTTCAAGAAAAACGAGTGGCAGAATCGGAACCGCATTAAAACGGCGAGCGACTGGCAGTACCTGACGGTACCGGTTCAGCATTGCTTTCCTCAGGCGATTCTCGATGTGCAGATCGACAATCGCGCGGATTGGGCGAGAAAGCATCTGCAGGCGCTCATGGTACACTATGGCAAGGCCCCTTATTTCGCCGACCACCTGCCGTTCCTGCGGGAGATCTACGCCAAGCGGTGGGCGTCACTCTGCGAGCTGTGCATCGTTCTCATCCAATATCTGACCGCCGCCATAGGGATCACGGTCAAGGTGGTACGGAGTTCGGAGGGGCAGTTCAGCGAGGAACCGACGGAGCGACTCATCGAGATCTGTCGCTGGGCCGGCGCGGATGCGTATCTGGCGGGAGCAGGCGGGTTGAACTATATGCGGCTCGATCGGTTCCGGCAGGAGGGAATTCAGGTGGTCCAGCAGGCATTCGAGTCGCCGATTTACCCCCAGCTATACGGGCGATTTGAACCGAACCTGTCCGTTGTCGACCTGCTGTTCAATTGCGGGCCGGCAAGTCTGGAGATACTACGCGGCAGTAGAAAGGGGACGAGACCTACTGGACCATCACCTGGAAAGGAGGAGGCGTGA
- the hpnH gene encoding adenosyl-hopene transferase HpnH, translating into MRFPLHITTDMIKHQIRQGLKGNTRYPFVLMLEPLYTCNLACLGCSVERHTGSIEDRLTLEECLKAADDSGAPVVSLCGGEPTIYPELKGLVEGIIARKRHIYLCTNGLLLDRNVYGQITPHNRLTINIHMDGLRRTHDQVCDREGVFDKALEMIKEGKRLGYRVTTNTTIFKETDLDEVEALCRLLREYQVDGMLLTPGYQYASIESDIFLAREEIHQKFRKVLELSKRYRLTSTPMFLEFAAGLREYPCSPWSTVTYTPQGWKGPCYLIGEKYFRTFEEFWQSMDWDYWESRQDARCQNCKMHSGFEASVVLGLRNSPKDMLRMAIWNFLE; encoded by the coding sequence ATGAGATTTCCGCTACACATCACGACGGATATGATCAAGCACCAGATCCGCCAGGGACTCAAAGGCAACACGCGGTATCCGTTCGTCCTTATGCTTGAACCGTTGTATACCTGTAACCTGGCCTGTCTGGGCTGCTCCGTTGAGCGACACACCGGGAGCATCGAGGACCGATTAACGCTGGAGGAGTGCCTGAAGGCGGCGGATGACTCGGGTGCCCCGGTCGTCTCGCTCTGTGGCGGAGAGCCCACGATCTACCCTGAGCTGAAAGGGCTGGTGGAGGGAATCATTGCCCGCAAGCGGCATATTTACCTGTGTACAAACGGGTTGCTGCTTGATCGAAACGTCTACGGCCAGATCACGCCGCACAACCGGCTCACGATCAACATCCACATGGACGGGCTGAGGCGGACCCACGATCAGGTCTGCGACAGGGAAGGTGTCTTCGATAAGGCGCTCGAGATGATCAAGGAAGGCAAGCGGTTGGGCTACCGGGTGACGACAAATACGACCATCTTCAAGGAGACCGATCTTGACGAGGTCGAGGCGCTGTGCCGCCTGCTGCGGGAGTACCAGGTGGACGGGATGCTCCTCACGCCTGGGTATCAGTATGCCTCGATCGAGTCCGATATCTTTCTGGCTCGCGAGGAGATCCACCAAAAGTTCCGCAAGGTTCTCGAGCTATCGAAGCGGTATCGACTGACCTCCACCCCGATGTTCCTCGAATTTGCGGCCGGCCTGCGCGAGTACCCCTGCTCGCCATGGAGCACTGTTACCTATACCCCACAAGGTTGGAAGGGGCCATGTTACCTGATCGGAGAGAAATACTTCCGGACATTTGAGGAGTTCTGGCAAAGTATGGATTGGGACTACTGGGAATCTCGTCAGGACGCGCGCTGCCAGAACTGTAAGATGCATTCCGGCTTCGAGGCCTCTGTCGTCCTCGGGCTCCGAAATAGCCCGAAGGACATGCTCAGGATGGCTATCTGGAACTTTTTGGAGTAG
- a CDS encoding ABC transporter ATP-binding protein yields the protein MDVTAAPLPLIDIRNVAKSYRRGGQIVPVLTDITFEVRAGDFLGLMGPSGSGKSTLLNLIAGIDKPDAGQILFDGIDITRLSETELADWRAGTIGFIFQFYNLIPVLTAFENVELPLTLTRLTRRERREHVEAALSLVGLSDRVTHYPSELSGGQQQRVAIARAIIADPRLIVADEPTGDLDRHSAEEVLTLMDRLNTDLGKTIVMVTHDRRAADQAHAIMYLDKGELSTAADMHERSLK from the coding sequence GTGGACGTGACCGCTGCTCCGCTGCCGCTGATCGACATCCGTAACGTCGCAAAGTCCTACCGACGCGGTGGACAGATCGTACCGGTGCTGACCGACATCACGTTCGAGGTGCGCGCGGGTGACTTCCTCGGTCTGATGGGACCATCCGGGTCGGGTAAATCGACGCTGCTCAACCTGATCGCCGGTATCGATAAGCCAGACGCCGGACAGATCCTTTTCGACGGTATCGACATCACCCGGCTGTCGGAAACAGAACTCGCCGACTGGCGGGCAGGGACGATCGGTTTCATCTTCCAGTTCTACAACCTGATACCGGTCCTGACGGCCTTCGAAAACGTCGAACTGCCGCTCACGCTGACCCGCCTTACCCGTCGCGAGCGGCGCGAGCATGTGGAGGCAGCCCTTTCGCTCGTCGGCCTGTCGGACCGGGTGACGCACTATCCATCGGAGCTTTCCGGTGGGCAGCAGCAGCGCGTCGCAATCGCTCGCGCGATTATTGCCGACCCACGGCTGATCGTGGCCGATGAGCCGACCGGTGACCTTGACCGCCACTCGGCCGAGGAGGTGCTCACGCTGATGGATCGCCTGAACACCGACCTCGGCAAGACGATTGTGATGGTGACGCACGACCGCCGAGCCGCCGACCAGGCCCATGCAATCATGTATCTTGATAAGGGCGAACTGTCGACGGCGGCCGACATGCACGAGCGGTCGCTGAAGTGA
- a CDS encoding efflux RND transporter periplasmic adaptor subunit, with the protein MSNPDLSKLSIDRTAARAPGASRRLWPWAVGVALLIAVAVLGFSGGLSGPVTVQTAAVTTAYPSQAVTALNATGYVVAQRKAAVASKATGRLEWLGVMEGSRVRKGEVIARLESRDVAAAREQAAANVTVTEANLEQAQAELRDAERNLARWRELSQNKLISELDLDTAVARADKARAAVRSSEAAIAVARANLKAAEVSFDQTLIRAPFDGVVLTKNANVGDNITPFSSAVDTRGAVVTIADMATLEVEADVAESSLGRIKVGQPCEIQLDAVPDTRFAGVVNRIVPTIDRAKATVMVKIGFTDRDTRVLPDMSAKVAFLEREVAPADRKPVTAVPRQAVVERNGAQVVFVLKDGRAMRITVKTGRVLGDLVEVSGVPIGEKVVLTPLDRLADGTRIKINQK; encoded by the coding sequence TTGAGTAATCCCGACCTTTCGAAATTGAGCATCGACCGGACCGCGGCCCGCGCGCCGGGCGCGAGCCGACGGCTGTGGCCTTGGGCGGTAGGTGTCGCCCTGCTAATCGCTGTGGCAGTGCTTGGATTCTCGGGCGGTCTCAGCGGCCCTGTGACGGTACAGACTGCCGCGGTCACCACCGCGTATCCCTCACAGGCGGTGACCGCGCTGAACGCCACCGGTTACGTGGTCGCGCAGCGCAAGGCCGCGGTGGCGTCGAAGGCGACGGGACGCCTTGAGTGGCTCGGCGTCATGGAAGGCAGCCGCGTCCGGAAGGGCGAGGTCATCGCGCGGCTCGAGAGTCGCGACGTCGCCGCGGCCCGCGAACAGGCGGCAGCGAACGTCACGGTCACCGAGGCGAACCTCGAGCAGGCGCAGGCCGAGCTGCGCGACGCCGAACGCAACCTGGCACGCTGGCGTGAGCTGTCGCAAAACAAGTTGATCAGCGAATTGGATCTCGACACCGCGGTGGCGCGAGCCGATAAGGCTCGCGCGGCGGTGCGATCAAGCGAGGCCGCCATCGCGGTCGCCCGGGCGAACCTGAAGGCGGCGGAGGTCTCATTCGACCAGACGCTGATCCGCGCGCCGTTCGACGGGGTCGTGCTGACCAAGAACGCGAATGTCGGCGACAACATCACTCCGTTCTCGAGCGCCGTCGACACCAGGGGCGCAGTCGTAACTATCGCCGATATGGCGACGCTCGAGGTCGAGGCCGACGTGGCAGAGTCCTCACTCGGCCGGATCAAGGTCGGCCAGCCGTGTGAGATCCAGCTTGACGCCGTACCCGATACGCGCTTTGCCGGCGTCGTCAACCGCATCGTGCCGACTATCGACCGCGCCAAGGCAACGGTCATGGTGAAGATCGGGTTCACAGACCGCGATACGCGCGTGCTGCCGGACATGAGCGCGAAGGTCGCCTTCCTCGAACGCGAGGTCGCGCCGGCCGATCGAAAGCCGGTGACCGCCGTCCCAAGACAGGCGGTCGTCGAGCGCAACGGCGCACAGGTGGTCTTCGTCCTGAAAGACGGCAGGGCGATGCGCATCACGGTTAAGACCGGCCGCGTGCTTGGCGACCTGGTCGAGGTCAGCGGCGTCCCGATCGGGGAGAAGGTCGTGCTCACCCCTCTTGACAGACTCGCCGACGGTACGCGCATCAAGATCAACCAGAAGTGA